A stretch of Rhinopithecus roxellana isolate Shanxi Qingling chromosome 12, ASM756505v1, whole genome shotgun sequence DNA encodes these proteins:
- the LOC115900781 gene encoding rootletin-like isoform X2 — MQSDLDKADLSARVTELGLAVERLQKQNLEKDQVNKDITEKLEALVILCFVESRVQLSVSKRPPVRACGGSRASGPRPHRGAPSQAEVVRPAEAPLPGLLRLLQARPNPLRPAQVAAADPEHGWAL, encoded by the exons ATGCAAAGCGACCTGGACAAGGCTGACCTCAGTGCCAG AGTGACAGAGCTGGGCCTGGCAGTGGAGCGTCTTCAGAAGCAGAATCTGGAGAAGGATCAGGTCAACAAGGACATCACCGAGAAGCTTGAGGCCCTG GTCATCCTGTGCTTTGTTGAGAGCCGCGTCCAGCTGAGCGTCTCCAAGCGTCCCCCAGTGAGAGCCTGCGGGGGCTCTCGGGCCAGTGGACCCCGTCCCCACCGCGGCGCTCCTAGCCAGGCCGAGGTCGTTCGCCCCGCCGAGGCCCCTCTCCCCGGCCTGCTCAGACTCCTCCAAGCTCGCCCTAATCCACTCCGCCCTGCACAAGTGGCAGCTGCAGATCCAG AACATGGGTGGGCGCTATGA
- the LOC115900781 gene encoding rootletin-like isoform X1, with protein MQSDLDKADLSARVTELGLAVERLQKQNLEKDQVNKDITEKLEALVILCFVESRVQLSVSKRPPVRACGGSRASGPRPHRGAPSQAEVVRPAEAPLPGLLRLLQARPNPLRPAQVAAADPGNLKANPV; from the exons ATGCAAAGCGACCTGGACAAGGCTGACCTCAGTGCCAG AGTGACAGAGCTGGGCCTGGCAGTGGAGCGTCTTCAGAAGCAGAATCTGGAGAAGGATCAGGTCAACAAGGACATCACCGAGAAGCTTGAGGCCCTG GTCATCCTGTGCTTTGTTGAGAGCCGCGTCCAGCTGAGCGTCTCCAAGCGTCCCCCAGTGAGAGCCTGCGGGGGCTCTCGGGCCAGTGGACCCCGTCCCCACCGCGGCGCTCCTAGCCAGGCCGAGGTCGTTCGCCCCGCCGAGGCCCCTCTCCCCGGCCTGCTCAGACTCCTCCAAGCTCGCCCTAATCCACTCCGCCCTGCACAAGTGGCAGCTGCAGATCCAG